The proteins below come from a single Gordonia sp. X0973 genomic window:
- a CDS encoding SRPBCC domain-containing protein: MSTLTQTHATFSLEREYPASVSAVWQAFADPTIKAQWFGSDDFVEVERSDDFRVGGVSIDDGRRGADGPLSRFRATYTDIVPNQRLVYTYDMWLDDAHASTSVTTVVFEEIAGGTRLTFTEQGVHLDGVHGPGPDAAAGREEGTRGLLENIARVLA, translated from the coding sequence ATGTCCACCCTCACCCAGACCCACGCCACCTTTTCGCTAGAGCGCGAATACCCGGCCTCCGTATCGGCGGTGTGGCAGGCGTTCGCCGACCCGACGATCAAGGCCCAATGGTTCGGTAGCGACGACTTCGTCGAGGTCGAGCGGTCCGACGACTTCCGCGTCGGCGGCGTGTCCATCGACGACGGACGTCGCGGCGCCGACGGGCCGCTCTCCCGGTTCCGCGCCACCTACACCGACATCGTGCCGAATCAGCGGCTCGTCTACACCTACGACATGTGGCTGGACGACGCCCACGCGTCGACCTCGGTCACCACCGTCGTCTTCGAAGAGATTGCCGGCGGCACGCGTCTCACCTTCACCGAACAGGGCGTCCACCTCGACGGTGTGCACGGGCCAGGACCCGACGCGGCGGCCGGCCGCGAAGAAGGAACTCGGGGACTGCTCGAGAACATCGCACGCGTCCTGGCTTAG
- a CDS encoding nuclear transport factor 2 family protein, whose translation MTEISAATSLGPFDRDELEEMKTRWLAANIEAEKAGDWKPLADFYTEDATYGWNYGPQKDFMAVGRDEIRELALGQEMEGLNGWTYPYQTWVIDDRTGDMIGLWKQVYERTRADGTHYALEGIQGSWFKYGGGFQFAWQRDFFDYGNVSSLFIELMTDKAMSDEMLARVEKSAPGNLPGWYDFGKAPVKFW comes from the coding sequence ATGACCGAGATCAGCGCCGCCACCAGTTTGGGGCCGTTCGACCGCGACGAGCTGGAGGAGATGAAGACGCGGTGGCTCGCCGCGAATATCGAGGCGGAGAAGGCCGGCGATTGGAAGCCGCTCGCCGACTTCTACACCGAGGACGCCACCTACGGCTGGAACTACGGGCCGCAGAAGGACTTCATGGCCGTCGGTCGCGATGAGATCCGCGAGCTGGCGCTCGGCCAGGAGATGGAAGGGCTGAACGGGTGGACCTACCCGTATCAGACCTGGGTCATCGACGACCGCACCGGCGACATGATCGGGCTGTGGAAGCAGGTCTACGAGCGCACCCGCGCCGACGGCACGCATTACGCGCTCGAGGGCATCCAGGGCAGCTGGTTCAAATACGGCGGTGGTTTCCAATTCGCATGGCAGCGCGACTTCTTCGACTACGGAAACGTCTCGTCGTTGTTCATCGAGTTGATGACGGACAAGGCGATGAGCGACGAGATGCTGGCCCGCGTCGAGAAGTCGGCACCGGGCAACCTGCCGGGGTGGTACGACTTCGGCAAGGCGCCCGTGAAGTTCTGGTGA
- a CDS encoding TIGR03084 family metal-binding protein translates to MSSVDGIVADLAAESESLDDLVAMLTPEQWATPTPAQGWTIAHQIGHLLWTDRVSLTAVTDAEGFKEIFGIAAHDPLGFVDKAADVEAARPPAELLADWRATRGKLGGALCAVPDGTKLPWFGPPMSAASMATARMMETWAHGLDVADALGITVAPSDRLRHVAHIGVRTRDFAYAVNGKPAPAEPFRYELKSPSGADEWTWGPEDATNVVRGSALDFCELVTQRRHPDDLDITTVGDDAAEWVTIAQCFAGPPGGGREPSTANEGKNNG, encoded by the coding sequence ATGTCATCCGTGGATGGAATCGTCGCCGATCTGGCGGCGGAGAGCGAGTCCCTCGACGACCTCGTCGCAATGCTGACGCCCGAGCAGTGGGCCACGCCCACACCGGCGCAGGGGTGGACGATCGCGCATCAGATCGGGCACCTGCTGTGGACCGACCGGGTCTCGCTGACCGCCGTCACCGACGCCGAGGGATTCAAGGAAATCTTCGGCATCGCCGCGCACGACCCGCTCGGGTTCGTCGACAAGGCCGCCGATGTCGAGGCCGCCCGCCCGCCGGCCGAACTCCTCGCGGATTGGCGCGCCACGCGGGGCAAACTGGGCGGTGCGCTGTGCGCGGTCCCGGACGGGACGAAGCTGCCGTGGTTCGGCCCGCCGATGTCGGCAGCGTCGATGGCCACGGCGCGAATGATGGAGACCTGGGCCCACGGACTCGACGTCGCCGACGCCCTCGGCATCACCGTCGCGCCGAGCGACCGACTGCGCCACGTCGCGCATATCGGCGTCCGCACCCGCGACTTCGCCTACGCCGTCAACGGCAAACCGGCCCCCGCCGAGCCGTTCCGCTACGAACTCAAGTCGCCGTCCGGCGCCGACGAGTGGACCTGGGGTCCGGAAGACGCCACGAATGTCGTGCGCGGTTCCGCCCTCGACTTCTGTGAACTCGTGACCCAGCGGCGCCACCCCGACGACCTCGACATCACCACCGTCGGCGACGACGCCGCGGAGTGGGTCACCATCGCCCAGTGCTTCGCCGGCCCGCCCGGCGGCGGGCGCGAACCGTCCACCGCAAACGAGGGGAAGAACAATGGCTGA
- a CDS encoding PaaI family thioesterase, whose protein sequence is MTYRPKNAFDAFAIRIVPGSDPISMTQPMGTRIVDHRGRVELPALMVLFDDLGGLPFALADRLSSSLQARLSVSVGAGLALGDVVRGDGRLLMSDESFGSTRVRLSRDGEPVASGSARSVRVGRAVIGESEVVAGETLPAPDDAELPAPLDPSLSGAQIVAGIADGSLSAGPLAELLGAAIADPDPSALRLAVPTVAWMGNFFGTMHGGIIATITAQAASFGIAANMRPGVGYRIVEFTIAFLRSPALDGQPVVATVKPVKIGRRLSTVDVELHADDGTLLARATADARCDL, encoded by the coding sequence GTGACCTACCGCCCGAAGAACGCGTTCGACGCCTTCGCGATCCGAATCGTCCCCGGATCCGACCCGATTTCGATGACCCAGCCGATGGGAACGCGGATCGTCGACCACCGCGGTCGCGTCGAGCTACCCGCGTTGATGGTGCTGTTCGACGACCTCGGCGGGTTGCCGTTCGCCTTGGCCGACCGCTTGTCGTCGTCGTTGCAGGCGCGGCTCTCGGTCTCGGTCGGGGCCGGGCTGGCGCTCGGCGACGTCGTGCGCGGCGACGGCCGGTTGCTGATGTCCGACGAATCGTTCGGCTCGACGCGGGTGCGCCTGTCTCGCGACGGCGAGCCCGTTGCGAGCGGGTCAGCGCGCAGCGTGCGCGTCGGACGCGCCGTGATCGGTGAATCGGAGGTCGTCGCGGGGGAGACGCTGCCCGCGCCCGACGACGCGGAGTTGCCGGCCCCACTCGACCCGTCGCTGTCCGGTGCGCAGATCGTCGCGGGTATCGCGGACGGTTCGCTGTCCGCCGGTCCGCTGGCCGAGCTGCTCGGCGCGGCGATCGCCGATCCCGATCCGTCGGCGCTGCGGCTGGCGGTCCCAACCGTGGCCTGGATGGGCAACTTCTTCGGCACGATGCACGGCGGCATCATCGCGACCATCACCGCGCAGGCCGCGTCCTTCGGAATCGCCGCGAACATGCGGCCGGGGGTCGGCTACCGGATCGTCGAGTTCACGATCGCCTTCCTCCGCTCACCCGCGCTCGACGGGCAGCCGGTCGTCGCGACGGTGAAGCCGGTGAAGATCGGCCGACGACTCTCGACCGTCGACGTGGAACTCCATGCCGACGACGGGACGCTCTTGGCCCGGGCCACCGCCGACGCGAGGTGCGACCTCTAA
- a CDS encoding TetR/AcrR family transcriptional regulator: MSTPAATSVSTESTRRRLTAQQAETVAKLTDAAVEVLRADGFDGLTVRSVAKLAGVAPATAYTYFSSKSHLVAEVFWRRLAQGVPEPDMSATPAQRVVELLRSIALIVTGDGDLGGAVTVALLGTDPDVEHLRLRIGGFIRRRLADALEVDAQNPGPVVEALEMLYAGGLVHAGMGHMSYEDTADRLTEAALLILKEHQ; encoded by the coding sequence ATGTCCACCCCCGCAGCAACTTCGGTTTCGACCGAATCCACCCGTCGACGCCTGACCGCGCAGCAGGCGGAGACGGTCGCCAAGCTGACCGACGCCGCCGTCGAGGTCCTGCGCGCCGACGGCTTCGACGGCCTCACGGTGCGCTCGGTCGCCAAGCTGGCCGGCGTCGCGCCGGCGACGGCGTACACCTACTTCAGCTCCAAGAGCCACCTCGTCGCCGAGGTGTTCTGGCGACGGCTCGCCCAGGGGGTGCCCGAGCCGGACATGAGTGCGACACCGGCGCAGCGCGTCGTCGAGCTGCTGCGGTCGATCGCGCTCATCGTCACCGGCGACGGCGATCTGGGCGGAGCGGTCACCGTCGCGCTGCTGGGCACCGACCCCGACGTCGAGCACCTGCGCCTGCGCATCGGCGGGTTCATCCGCCGCCGCCTCGCCGACGCGCTGGAGGTCGACGCGCAGAACCCGGGGCCCGTCGTCGAGGCGCTGGAAATGCTGTACGCCGGCGGCCTCGTCCACGCGGGTATGGGCCACATGTCCTACGAGGACACCGCCGACCGCCTGACCGAGGCGGCCCTGCTGATCTTGAAGGAGCACCAGTGA
- a CDS encoding cytochrome P450: MTTQTLPKRVSGGDGEHGHLDEMSTDPIELFWRVRRECGDVGMFQLADREVVLVSGASANEEFFRAPDELLDQAAAYPFMTPVFGEGVVFDTSPEERSKALHNQALKGAHMKQHAVTIPNEVERMIADWGDEGEIDLLEWFGELTLYTSSSCLIGRKFRERLSKRISAIYHDLERGTDPYAYVDYHADIESFRRRDAARAELVTFMAEVLAEREANPEQDKDNRDLLDVLVSLKNEDGTPMFSADTVTGMFISMMFAGHHTTQGTAAWTLLELLRHPDYMADVVAELDDIYADKGEGRAEYSFAAMRQIPLLEAGIKEALRLHPPLIILMRVVREDFEVEDTLVREGQLIAVSPAVNNRLPEDFPEADSFDPHRYIDPRQDDIINRWTWIPFGAGRHRCVGAQFAMMQLKAIFSVLLQNYEFELAQDPESYHNDHSKMVVQLAQPCRVRYRRRQS, encoded by the coding sequence ATGACCACCCAGACCCTGCCGAAGCGGGTATCCGGCGGCGACGGCGAACACGGACACCTCGACGAGATGTCCACCGATCCGATCGAACTGTTCTGGCGCGTCCGACGCGAATGCGGCGACGTCGGGATGTTCCAACTCGCCGACCGGGAAGTCGTCCTGGTCTCCGGTGCGAGCGCGAACGAGGAGTTCTTCCGCGCCCCCGACGAGCTGTTGGACCAGGCCGCCGCCTATCCGTTCATGACGCCGGTGTTCGGCGAGGGCGTCGTCTTCGACACCTCGCCGGAGGAGCGCTCCAAGGCCTTGCACAACCAGGCGCTCAAGGGCGCCCACATGAAGCAGCACGCCGTGACGATCCCCAACGAGGTCGAGCGGATGATCGCCGATTGGGGCGACGAGGGCGAGATCGACCTGCTCGAGTGGTTCGGCGAGTTGACGCTCTACACCTCGTCGTCCTGCCTGATCGGCCGGAAGTTCCGCGAACGCCTGTCCAAGCGGATTTCGGCGATCTACCACGACCTCGAACGCGGCACCGACCCCTATGCGTACGTCGACTACCACGCCGACATCGAGAGCTTTCGACGCCGAGACGCCGCCCGCGCCGAGCTGGTGACCTTCATGGCGGAGGTCCTCGCCGAGCGGGAGGCGAACCCGGAGCAGGACAAGGACAACCGCGACCTGCTCGACGTGCTCGTCTCGTTGAAGAACGAGGACGGGACGCCGATGTTCTCCGCCGACACCGTCACCGGCATGTTCATCTCGATGATGTTCGCCGGGCACCACACGACGCAGGGCACCGCCGCCTGGACGCTGCTGGAATTGCTGCGGCACCCCGATTACATGGCCGACGTCGTCGCCGAGCTCGACGACATCTACGCCGACAAGGGGGAGGGGCGCGCCGAGTATTCGTTCGCGGCGATGCGCCAGATCCCGTTGCTGGAAGCCGGGATCAAGGAGGCGCTGCGGCTGCACCCGCCGCTGATCATCCTGATGCGCGTGGTCCGCGAGGATTTCGAGGTCGAGGACACGCTGGTGCGCGAAGGGCAGCTGATCGCCGTGTCGCCAGCGGTCAACAACCGGCTGCCGGAGGACTTCCCGGAGGCCGATTCCTTCGACCCGCACCGCTACATCGACCCGCGCCAGGACGACATCATCAACCGCTGGACGTGGATCCCGTTCGGCGCCGGGCGTCATCGCTGCGTCGGTGCCCAGTTCGCGATGATGCAGCTCAAGGCCATCTTCTCGGTGCTGCTGCAGAACTACGAGTTCGAGCTGGCCCAAGACCCGGAGAGCTACCACAACGACCACTCGAAGATGGTCGTCCAACTGGCCCAGCCGTGCCGGGTGCGGTACCGGCGTCGGCAATCGTGA
- a CDS encoding acyclic terpene utilization AtuA family protein, with translation MAEAVRIGNMSGFYGDRFSAMHEMLDGGELDYLTGDYLAELTMLILGRDRLKDPSRGYAKTFLRQLEENLGLALDKGVQIVANAGGLNPHGLAVAIRELADKLGLGAQVAFVSGDDLMADAQKLGLGDPLTANAYLGAFGIKTALTRGADIVVTGRVTDASLTMGPAAAAFDWTHQDLDPLAGALVAGHIIECGAQATGGNYSFFTEIPMGHLGFPIAEVAADGSSVITKHDGTGGAVTVGTVTAQLLYEVGGPRYLNPDVTARLDSIELEQLAPDRVAVRGVRGENPPKDLKVSLNFLAGIRNEVDVVLTGLDIEAKAKLFEEQFRAALPAPPADLSFELARTDRQDGTTEEQASATLRVVARDTDPAKVGRPFSAAVVELALASYPGFTLMAPPGNGAPYGVFEPGYVDAALVPHRVVQPDGVTVTIEPSPLRGEVPVDEDSPVPAAPAATDFGPTTTAPLGTVAGARSGDKGGSANVGVWGRSDEEFAWLDQTLTTDLLRTLLPEVADLTIHRYALPNLRAVNFVIEGVLGRGVADQVRFDPQAKGLGEWLRSRPVPIPNRFLPSTTS, from the coding sequence ATGGCTGAGGCCGTCCGCATCGGCAACATGTCGGGCTTCTACGGCGATCGCTTCTCGGCGATGCACGAGATGCTCGACGGCGGGGAGCTGGATTACCTGACCGGCGACTACCTGGCCGAGCTGACCATGCTCATCCTCGGCCGCGACCGCCTCAAGGATCCGTCGCGCGGCTACGCCAAGACCTTCCTGCGGCAACTCGAGGAGAACCTCGGGCTGGCATTGGACAAGGGGGTGCAGATCGTCGCGAACGCTGGCGGTCTCAACCCACACGGGCTGGCCGTGGCGATCCGGGAACTGGCCGACAAGCTGGGCCTGGGCGCCCAGGTCGCGTTCGTCTCCGGCGACGACCTGATGGCCGATGCGCAGAAGCTGGGCCTGGGCGATCCGTTGACCGCGAATGCCTACCTGGGCGCGTTCGGCATCAAGACCGCCCTGACGCGCGGTGCCGACATCGTCGTGACGGGCCGGGTGACCGACGCATCGCTGACGATGGGACCGGCGGCGGCGGCCTTCGACTGGACCCACCAGGACCTCGACCCCCTGGCTGGAGCACTGGTCGCCGGGCACATCATCGAGTGCGGCGCGCAGGCGACCGGCGGCAATTACTCCTTCTTCACCGAGATCCCGATGGGACATCTCGGCTTCCCGATCGCCGAGGTGGCCGCCGACGGCTCGTCGGTCATCACCAAGCATGACGGCACCGGGGGAGCGGTCACCGTCGGCACCGTCACGGCGCAGCTGCTCTACGAGGTCGGCGGCCCGCGCTACCTCAACCCCGACGTCACCGCGCGACTGGACTCCATCGAGCTGGAACAGCTCGCGCCGGACCGCGTCGCGGTGCGCGGGGTCCGGGGCGAGAACCCGCCGAAGGATCTGAAGGTTTCGCTCAACTTCCTCGCCGGGATCCGCAACGAGGTCGACGTGGTGCTCACCGGTCTCGACATCGAGGCGAAGGCGAAGCTGTTCGAAGAACAGTTCCGTGCCGCGCTGCCCGCGCCGCCGGCCGACCTGTCCTTCGAACTCGCCCGCACCGACCGCCAAGACGGCACCACCGAGGAACAGGCGAGTGCCACGCTGCGCGTCGTCGCCCGCGACACCGATCCCGCCAAGGTGGGGCGACCGTTTTCCGCGGCCGTCGTCGAATTGGCCCTGGCGAGCTATCCCGGCTTCACCCTGATGGCCCCGCCCGGAAACGGCGCGCCCTACGGTGTCTTCGAACCCGGCTACGTCGACGCGGCGCTGGTGCCGCACCGCGTCGTGCAGCCCGACGGGGTGACCGTCACGATCGAGCCGTCGCCGCTGCGCGGCGAGGTCCCGGTCGACGAGGACTCGCCGGTGCCGGCAGCGCCCGCCGCGACCGACTTCGGTCCGACGACCACCGCCCCACTGGGCACCGTCGCCGGGGCCCGGTCGGGAGACAAGGGCGGCAGCGCCAACGTCGGCGTCTGGGGTCGCTCCGACGAGGAGTTCGCCTGGCTCGACCAGACGCTGACCACCGACCTCCTGCGCACGCTGCTGCCGGAGGTCGCCGACCTGACCATCCACCGCTACGCGCTGCCGAATCTGCGCGCGGTGAACTTCGTGATCGAAGGCGTCCTGGGCCGCGGTGTAGCCGACCAGGTCCGCTTCGACCCGCAGGCCAAGGGCTTGGGCGAATGGCTGCGCTCGCGGCCGGTGCCCATTCCGAACCGGTTCCTTCCGTCCACCACTTCGTAG
- a CDS encoding SDR family oxidoreductase, producing the protein MPAFGPHPDRRPVFVAGASSGIGEATARWLAKAGYPVALGARRVEKCKEIAEQIIADGGEAMAVALDVTDNDSVLAAVREVESAWGPIEIAVAGAGDLGIGRAHEISVEKWAEQIDIHLVGAFRLYRAIVPGMIERRRGDFVFIGSDVAVHPRPWSSAYVAAKTGVDGLVATAQMELEGTGVRASIIRPGQTLTGMGMNLDQEETTAMLNDWIAFGLARHGNFLSPDNLAQAIGAIVAMPPGAHMRVVEVEAEGKLTSERKE; encoded by the coding sequence ATGCCCGCCTTCGGACCGCACCCCGACCGTCGACCCGTCTTCGTCGCCGGCGCCTCGTCGGGAATCGGGGAGGCGACCGCACGATGGCTTGCCAAGGCCGGCTACCCCGTCGCCCTCGGTGCCCGCCGCGTCGAGAAATGCAAGGAGATCGCCGAACAGATCATCGCCGACGGCGGTGAGGCGATGGCCGTCGCGCTCGACGTCACCGACAACGACTCGGTGCTCGCCGCTGTGCGCGAGGTCGAATCGGCTTGGGGGCCAATCGAAATCGCGGTCGCCGGTGCCGGCGACCTCGGTATCGGACGGGCGCACGAGATCTCTGTCGAGAAGTGGGCCGAGCAGATCGACATCCACCTCGTCGGGGCGTTCCGGCTCTACCGTGCGATCGTGCCCGGGATGATCGAGCGCCGTCGCGGCGACTTCGTGTTCATCGGCTCCGACGTCGCCGTGCATCCGCGGCCCTGGTCCTCGGCCTATGTCGCCGCGAAGACCGGCGTCGACGGCCTCGTCGCGACCGCGCAGATGGAACTGGAGGGCACCGGGGTGCGCGCCAGCATCATCCGCCCCGGCCAGACCCTCACCGGGATGGGGATGAACCTCGACCAGGAGGAGACGACGGCGATGCTCAACGACTGGATCGCCTTCGGCCTCGCGCGGCACGGCAACTTCCTCTCCCCGGACAACCTCGCGCAGGCCATCGGGGCGATCGTCGCGATGCCGCCCGGCGCGCACATGCGCGTCGTGGAAGTCGAAGCCGAAGGCAAGCTCACCTCCGAGCGCAAAGAGTGA
- a CDS encoding helix-turn-helix transcriptional regulator: protein MAKYQSSLDATFRALSDATRRALVERLVQSPASVTELAEPFDAALPTIVEHLRVLERAGVVSSEKVGRVRTYQLVPDALVPANHWIVAQRRPREKQLDRLGDYLTNQEGDR from the coding sequence ATGGCTAAGTATCAGTCGTCGTTGGACGCGACATTCCGCGCCTTGTCCGACGCGACTCGGCGGGCCCTGGTCGAGCGGCTGGTCCAGTCGCCGGCTTCGGTCACCGAACTCGCCGAACCGTTTGATGCGGCGTTGCCGACGATCGTCGAGCACCTCCGGGTGCTCGAGCGCGCCGGAGTGGTCTCGTCCGAGAAGGTCGGGCGAGTCCGCACATATCAACTGGTGCCCGATGCACTCGTGCCTGCCAACCACTGGATCGTCGCGCAGCGGCGCCCCCGGGAGAAGCAGCTCGACCGCCTCGGGGACTACCTGACCAACCAAGAAGGAGATCGATGA
- a CDS encoding cytochrome P450, whose translation MEHRLPFDPYAYDFHEDPYPTYARLRAEAPVYYNSTLDFWALSRHQDVRQAFRDNVSLSNAWGVSMDAMSYGPNASNVMSFLAMDDPKHLRIRKLVSKGFTPRRVNELAQRIRELTTEHWDQCLEKGEFDYVADFAGKLPMDVVSELLGVPVADRAFLREQSDLLIHREEGVLDVPEAAIHAYLALYTYYNELVADRRKSPGDDLVSALLEAEIVDEESGEHVALTDEEINGFMMLMVVAGNETTTKLLANAAYWAHENRDQLTRVLDDPDLVPLWTEETLRYDNSTQMVLRRVVADAEFGGIVIPAEQRVLLLVGSANRDAEVFGDDADRYVLGREVGQNLMSFGLGTHFCLGAHLARLESNIGLDAVARSVAGYELDLENAERVHSVNVRGFASLPMKVTAR comes from the coding sequence ATGGAGCACCGGCTGCCCTTCGACCCGTACGCCTACGACTTCCACGAGGACCCGTACCCGACCTACGCCCGCCTGCGGGCCGAGGCGCCGGTCTACTACAACTCGACGCTCGACTTCTGGGCGCTGTCGCGGCACCAGGACGTGCGGCAGGCCTTCCGCGACAACGTCTCGCTGTCGAATGCGTGGGGGGTCTCGATGGACGCGATGTCCTACGGGCCCAACGCCAGCAACGTGATGTCCTTCCTCGCGATGGACGACCCGAAGCACCTGCGGATCCGCAAGCTCGTGTCCAAGGGGTTCACCCCGCGACGCGTGAACGAGTTGGCGCAGCGGATCCGTGAGCTCACCACCGAGCACTGGGATCAGTGCTTGGAGAAGGGCGAATTCGACTACGTCGCCGACTTCGCGGGCAAGCTGCCGATGGACGTCGTGAGCGAATTGCTCGGCGTCCCGGTCGCCGACCGCGCCTTCCTGCGCGAGCAGTCCGACCTGCTCATCCACCGCGAGGAGGGCGTCCTCGACGTCCCCGAGGCGGCGATCCACGCCTACCTCGCGCTCTACACCTACTACAACGAGCTGGTCGCCGACCGCCGGAAATCACCCGGCGACGACCTCGTCTCGGCCCTGCTGGAAGCCGAGATCGTCGATGAGGAGTCCGGCGAGCACGTCGCGCTCACCGACGAGGAGATCAACGGCTTCATGATGCTGATGGTCGTCGCGGGCAATGAGACGACGACGAAGCTGCTGGCCAACGCCGCTTACTGGGCGCATGAGAACCGCGATCAGCTGACCCGCGTCCTCGACGACCCCGACCTGGTGCCGTTGTGGACCGAGGAGACGCTGCGCTACGACAACTCGACGCAGATGGTGCTGCGCCGGGTCGTGGCCGACGCGGAGTTCGGCGGCATCGTGATCCCGGCCGAGCAGCGCGTGCTGTTGTTGGTCGGCTCGGCCAACCGTGACGCCGAGGTGTTCGGCGACGACGCCGACCGGTACGTGCTGGGCCGCGAGGTCGGACAGAACCTGATGAGCTTCGGGCTCGGCACCCACTTCTGCCTCGGCGCCCACTTGGCGCGGCTGGAGAGCAATATCGGGCTCGACGCGGTGGCGCGCAGCGTCGCCGGGTACGAACTCGACCTCGAGAACGCCGAGCGCGTCCACTCGGTCAACGTCCGGGGCTTCGCCAGCCTCCCGATGAAAGTGACGGCCCGCTGA
- a CDS encoding alpha/beta fold hydrolase, giving the protein MSSFVLVPGAGGQAWYFHRLVSRLVERGHRAVAVDLPADDDTAGLAEYAAAIVDASPSGPVILVAQSMGGLSAPLTCDRLDVAGIVMLNAMSPRPGEAGGDWWTNTGQEEAARSKAIADGRDPDAPFDPSEVFFHDADPELLAEAQAAPPPRQSGRPFDDPWPLEGWPDVPTRFIGAVDDRLFPLEFQRRVVGERLGVDVETAPGGHLAALTQPEAVVERLLR; this is encoded by the coding sequence GTGAGTTCATTCGTCCTCGTCCCAGGAGCCGGTGGGCAGGCGTGGTACTTCCACCGGCTCGTTTCACGGCTCGTCGAGCGCGGACACCGGGCCGTCGCCGTCGACTTGCCGGCCGACGACGACACCGCTGGCTTGGCCGAATACGCCGCGGCCATCGTCGACGCATCGCCGTCGGGGCCGGTGATCCTCGTCGCGCAGTCGATGGGCGGGCTTAGCGCGCCACTGACCTGCGACCGTCTCGACGTCGCCGGGATCGTCATGCTCAATGCGATGTCCCCGCGGCCGGGGGAGGCCGGCGGTGATTGGTGGACCAATACCGGTCAGGAGGAGGCGGCGAGGAGCAAGGCGATCGCTGACGGTCGTGACCCGGATGCCCCGTTTGATCCGTCGGAGGTCTTCTTTCACGACGCGGATCCCGAGCTTCTTGCCGAGGCGCAGGCCGCGCCACCGCCACGACAATCGGGCCGACCGTTCGACGATCCGTGGCCGCTCGAGGGGTGGCCGGACGTGCCGACGCGCTTCATCGGCGCAGTCGACGATCGGCTGTTTCCGCTTGAGTTCCAGCGTCGAGTCGTCGGCGAACGTCTCGGCGTCGATGTCGAAACGGCTCCGGGCGGGCACTTGGCTGCGCTTACTCAGCCTGAAGCGGTGGTCGAGCGGCTTCTCCGGTAG
- a CDS encoding ferredoxin, giving the protein MRVEVDLDLCQGHGMCEMEAPEVFEAQRDHVELLDKEPDESLRPAVEAAVRYCPTQALRIVED; this is encoded by the coding sequence ATGCGAGTCGAAGTCGACCTGGATCTGTGCCAGGGGCACGGCATGTGCGAGATGGAGGCGCCCGAGGTCTTCGAGGCGCAGCGCGACCACGTCGAACTCCTCGACAAGGAACCCGACGAATCGCTGCGCCCCGCCGTCGAGGCCGCCGTGCGCTACTGCCCGACCCAAGCCCTACGGATCGTCGAAGACTGA